agttcttagaataaaaaattattggctcatccaaattactttattactttatgagttttgttttattactttatgaaaataaaaagtataaataatgtggttggttggaccaaatgaatagtggtaagaactaagaactcatggttggagcaaaattgcttgagagttgcttaagcacatatGGCAATAcaggcccacatgaatagtgctaagaactaagaattaagaactagcattggagatgctcttagtcgACAAGTTTCTTAATCAATTCCATTGAAGCCCGATCCAGTTTATGAGGATCtctaattttttcaaaaactcCCCCAATTtagtattttaaaaataaaaagacattaGCCAATAGCCATTTTACAAAAATAGGAATCATATAAAGAGAATTTGTTTATCCATAAGAGATCTTTTCTGGGAGATTTAATGCTTTTTGTGTAGTTTGGTGTATGaagtttcattttttatttcatatcttTGGAGAGCGCAGAACGTGAAAATTGTAAGCTGTATTCAGGGTTATTGTCCATTTTTTAAACGtcctgtaattttttttttttcaagtggAGAAACTTCAGGATCAGGAGTAGTAGGATCTATTATCATATTTAAATATGCccatatttcaaaaaataaattattaggagataaaaaaaacttcGATATCAAAGATAGTTGATCGATTTTATTCTTCAAAATCCacaatataataattttatgttaattcaaattttaacttaactatgtaccaaaaaaaatttaacttaactttattttttaatatttattgtaacttaatatatcatataaaattagaatatatatatatatattttaattatttttgaatgatagctcaagtggtaagagttatgagacatatgggttgggtgggGGACGTTCAGAGTTTAATCCTGGAGGGCGgaatttatctttctaatgtaaaaaaaaaatggtggtGTGTTTTTTCTGAAACTCAGTTGTGGTTGAACCATTAGATCTCCCTAAAAAGAGTTCAACCACTAGATCATGAATCGTTGGTTTTATAAGAACCGGAGTAGGAAAaaatggcttaaatatgtttttactaCCAATCATTTAAAGAGAAATCTAATTGGGTCcttataaaataaattcttaGCAATTGGTCCCTAGCAAATATTCTTATTTGCAATAGGTTTAATTCATGAATTTTGACTAGTTAACCGCTCATGTAGCTAGGCTAGTCAACTAAAGGTCGCCAAATTTCTTCTTCTGCAATAGTTCTGCGTCCTCTTCTTGCTTGCAATTGATGGCTGTTGGATTGTCCACTAGAACCAATAATTAAGTCCTCTGGTGGTGTAGTGTTGAGGGAAGGGGCTCCCGGCAATGAAGATGACGACGGCATATCACATCCACAAACCTTCTTCGTTGACGGGATTGCTAATTCTATGGGTTATCACCACGTAAGGGGTTTGCTTGCAAAGTATGGACAGCTGCTGAAAGTCTTCGTTCAGAGGTCCAATAAGATGGGGAGAAGATTCCGATTTGTTTTTGTTCAGTTTTCACTTTGGAATCATGCCTCGGCGGCCATCAATGCCCTGGATGGTATCCTAGTTGGTGGTGCTTCGCTTTCTGTCATCTAGCTCGCTTCCTCCGATTTCATGTTGTTGGGAAACCCGGTGTGAAGGCTTCGATTTTGAAGGTTTCTCCCAATCCCTTAGGTGTTGGTGGCAAGGTTACATTGGGGTTGAGGAAGGATCTTCGACCAGTCCCCTTATTAGAGGATGAGGAGAGGATGGTCCTGGCCTCTTCATCTGTTTTAGTGGCGGGTGGACTCTTGGTTGCTAATTTGTTTCCAGAAATCTTGGCTCCAAGCTGTGGTTGGTGGTTGTATGGAAGAAGTTGTCAGGGGTGGAGTTCCTTCAGTTGACGGTGAGAACATCTGCTTATAACCTATTGATGCCTCAAGGGACACTCATGTTGCTGATGATCTTCTCAATTCGGAGATCATTCCTTTTTCTAGAGAGTTTCCTGATGGGATGGTCTTCTTGCTTAAATCCCCTTTTCAAGGAGATGGTGCCTGTTTCGATCCCTTCGCAAGTTTCTTCGGATGATGCCAGGGTGGAGGATGGGCCTTCGAGAGCTGCTGAGGGGGTGGTACAACGGGGGAGAGGTCAACCAAAAAAACTTTTTTCAAGAGGAAAGCATAAGAAGGTTGTTGGAGCTTTTACTGATTTGGACTTAGGGACCCCGGTGCTTGATGTACTTGCTTTGGAGTCGTCACTAATTCTTCGCGAGCCATTGAGGTCAGTTGGCGTTATGACGAGAGCCATGAGGGATTTGATAATTGCTAAACAAGTTGTAGTTGTTTTTAATGGGACTGATGATGAAGTTCTTCAGAGCTACGCTAATCATCTAGTACCTAACCATCCAAGGTTATATGGAAGTTCTTGGTGGTTTTGGTGGTTTGTCTTGGGTTCTTGGTTCTTTGGTTAGATCTTGCTTGTGAGTTCGGGGGTTTTTGGCCTACTATTAATCTCTTTTTGGGCTTTGTTGTTGTATAAAGTGGTTTTTGCCCAGACTGTTATGGTCGTTTTCTTTTGTTCGTTGGAGCCTTTTTTGTTTTGGTCTTTTTGTTTATTTGCTCTTTTTCTTATAACAGATCAACCGCATTCGACTTTTCTATTCAAGAGACATGCTCTCAGACcttgatttattaatatatattttcactttaaaaaaaatcttaaatctTTATATGGTCATTCCCTTctcacattcttcttctttcttcataaCTTAAAAGCTttcaagggaattttttttttttcaaattcagATGCTAATCAGCGAATTGCGAAGATCGATAAGATAAATGattcatttatatatattttattattttataagaaaatgattccattgttttctttttaattgTTGTTTGTTGAAGTCATTAGCAAAAGGAAAATAAAGGATGATATAGAATGTACAGTCTCAGTCACTTTCATTGAACTTGGTTGACCTTCTATGAGATTGCCTTTGGGGGTGAACCTATTTACCTTTAAAATATCGATTGCCTCAattgaataatgataaaaagaaacaaactaTGAACACTCTGAATAAAAAACAAGTAGGTTGTTTATGGAAGTAGTTAATTCCttttttccttttatctttttttttagagcaaaaaGATTTGATTAAAAATCAAAGTCGAGAAACAAGCCCTCTCGACAATGGGCGATACAATGAGAACACGGAACGAAACGAAAAACAACAACACCGGAAATCCAAAAACAACCAAAGCAacccaaaaagaaagaaagcgaGCCCCAAAACTAAGCCAAACCTCGACTAGAAAACAGACCCTACCCACCACCATATCTCTCCGCAAGAGTCTCCTCAAGATGAGAAGCACAAGCCTCAATAGCCTCCTCGTCAGTGCCTGGGAAAACCAAGCCGCACGATTTGCCAATCTCCCAAACCTTAGACGCACGCGTACACACAGACTCTGCAATACCCTCGTGTGCACCCCCTCCCCTCAAAAATAGGAGAGGCATCCGAAATCATCGGCGACTGCACGTCCTCAGAAATTATGTCCTCAATGACTTTCTTCTTCCAACGCCTTCTAGAAAAACCCATGACTTTCTTGTTCCTACCACGACCAGTAATCCTTTTTGGGCGACCTCTACTACGGCGCGACGGAGACTCCAAAACATCCACCGCACTAGAAGAAATACCAATATCATGTCCCTCGTTAGGCAGCGCATCGGAACGAGAAGACACAAAATGAAGCGGCACATCTGAAGCTCCACCATCATCTTTATATGGATAGTACGTACACACTCATGTCTTATGATGAAAAGAATTCTTGGGTTTAAAGCAAGTTAtagaggaagaggaaaaacGACGAAGGTAAGGTGAAGAATGTGAGAGGAAAATGActagattttaaaaaatttagggAATTGTTATTTAAATCCCCCTCACATATACTCAAACCTCCATTATTTTTGTAAAATCTAAAAAAGGCTCTTAAAAATTTTTTCGCTCGCATTTTCAGGGTCCGTTACTCACACACTTTTAAAGTGCACTTTAATGTGTGATAGAAATGCAcatatttctttctttatttttctgtttaattTCTGGAAGAAATCTGAGACTGGCACTTCTTGGTTAAGGTAACATGACCATGTTTAAAGGGGTTGGAATAGATGTGAGGGGGTTTAAATAACATTtcccaaaaaaatataagaacTAAAAGCTAATGTGAAAAGTTCACATGTCAACCTTCATTTTACTAAGCTCGCCACGTGGGCAattgaccggtcaaaattgatGAATTTGACCTATtgcaaatataaaaaaattgtgagGGATCAATTGCTAAAAATCTAGCCTTAGGAGTTCGACTTGGGTTGTCTTATAACTGCCCTGATGAAGTTGTCCTTCAAGGCGTTGCAGCTAATATTAGCTCTCGGAGGTTGAGGTAGAATTGATTGGGTGGCTTGTGATTATGTTAGCTTTCCTTGGACATATCGCTTTGTTTTGGGTTTCTTTTGGTTTGGCAAGATGTTGATTTGGGGTCTCTTtagattttggtttcttttgggGTTGCTTCTTTTTGAGTGATGGTTAGCTTTTGTTCGCTCTAATCATCCTTTCCCCTATGTATTCTTTGAGCTCTAGTCTCAAttctgaatatatatatatatatatatatatatatatatatatatataccaagggctcttactcctgcgaataagtttcttttcaaggagatcattgatttccttttggcagaaatgaagaagttcttcattcatttgaataggcctagccttggttggaatctgtttgtctgaaaaatctttttcataaggaagttccaccatatggctccttctttcccaaaaagcgttgggtagatcagaacagatgctggattgaatattttccaaaatattctcaatccttgatttaacagaaggttgttgcaattgatcctcaatggttctgtaagagatttcttccctgaggaagttgatcgggaagtaggaacatgctaaatatgttagatataagttatttctctgttctgttcttatataattaagcactatggtcgggatctggactggtagtacactttgaactaaactaaaatgaaaactcttttgaaaaccttctaggattattactattcagacttatgatcatctctgcagctttgaactaaactaatatatatatcattttgctttctgaaaaaaaaaatctattttataagaatccaatcaaattttttttagattttttttaaatgacaaagactaaaaacatatttaagaagGAAAAGCTTGATCAAGTGAGAAAAATAATGCTGTGTGGTGAGGCAGTGACAATGTCATGGCATCTTCGGCGTTATCTATGAGGTGTAAGATTCAGATCATAAAAGAcagagaaaaaattgaaaactctaCCCCACTCATCAAATCTGTAAGAAGGTGATGTTATTTATACAACAAGATTCtttccacaatcagaaaaatGTAGACATAAACAGCCAAGTATACTATGTCAAATGTTTATCATGTGTGTGTGGCAGGTGAACCTAAAGTATAGGAAATTTGAAAGTATTAAAAAAGTATCATCAAGGCTCGTACGGAGGAATATTTGTTGTGAGTGCAACTCACTTAACGTGATTTTAGATTCTCGAAGAATTAGTCTTTTGGCTGTCTGTCGTTGGATACCTtgggaaacaaaacaaaataaatactCTGAAAGGAATTTGAGTCCTTCATCTTCTCCTAGTTCTCCTTGATCTCCAAATAATTGCAGACGGAATAGGGCAGATTCGGTACGGAATTTTTGGTGGAGTGATATGAGGGACTCTGCAATTCAATTCTAAAACTGAGTTGTTTGAAGCTGTATTAAGAAACCTTTGTTGCATGTTTGTACCATCCATTATGCTCTCAATTGATAAAGAAAGTTCCTTTTGATAAAAACAAACATAGCTACGCTATAAAtgggttttttttctttcactcAAACAGCATGTGGAAGCAATGTACAAGAATAATATTTAGACGTATAAATTTCTAATATGAAGTTAAGTTAAGGAATTATTGAGATTAATTGTCATGAAACTTACTGTAATTGAGAAATGTCAATTTGTGAAAAGTCCATGTTGGTTGAACTGTCTAAAACAGCTACTGCAGAAGAAATCATGTGGTCAGAATGAGGGTGCTTGATGGCAAGTACTCTGCAGTTGAAGTTGCTGGCTATACTTTTATGGGAATGGGCCATGGCGAATCTGTCACATATGAATAAAAAACACTGCGTTAAGTTGCAGTTGCATTGGTAAAAGTAAACAAAAGAAACAATCTGAAATCAATGCATTTGGTATCTGATTAGGACACAAAATAAAATGCAATGTTTAATTATTTGCTGAAGCCACTCCACATCAATTGTCTGAGTTAAAACTTAAATGTTCCTCAGTGTTGGAGCCAGCTTAGATGTCATATTTGTCTTGTATAAATAAATTGGATGGAGCCTTCCTGCTCTAGAAGGCTCTTTTGTGATGCATTAACTTTGTAGATAGTAATGTTACATGTTTAGACCATAGTCGTTTCTGAACGCATAACTGCATGTTTGAATGCATGGTAAAAAATTACAGTGTGACAAAATAATGGTAGACAAACGTGAAAGTTGAGAGAAGTTGTATCTGTCAATTCAAAGTGTGATCCCAAAAACTTCTTCAGGCTTGTTTTGTCACCATTAAAAGAAGACCCGTGCATCTGCCAAGGTTCTTTGTTGACCAATTTCTAAAGTTCGCTTGCATAAACAGAAACTTTTGTAATTTAAAGCAATTGGATGAACACAACACAATTCTTAAGGTCAGGATCAGCCAGATCACTGAGAAAGATGTAATTGAAGTGAAATCCCCAGAACCCATCAGGTAGTTATTGACCGCTAATTAGAACCAATAATTCCTATTCTACCCAAATATGTATGCAAAGAACATTGAATTTAAGGTGTTCATTGatcttttcagaaaaaaaaggtGTTCATTGATCTCACCACCCATAGGTCAAGATGACAAAGACAAAATATAGTGGACAGAAGCGGTTTTTCTTAGCTTTTGGTTCGCTCGATCACGATTTCCAAAAATGCACTAAATTGATCTATGAACTTGGAAATGTTTTCAGAATAGGACTCACTTGTAAAGAAAACTGTGATCATGGAGTCCAACCACAAGCATTGAAGCTCCAATCTCTTGGACCGTAGCAGCAACCTTGGTTCCTTCTTGGTCCCCTTCCGTGACAATGATCTCAACCTTTGTCTGCAACACAATCCTAAGATTATGACACATATCCGTTAATAATAATGGAAATTCTAAAGAGAAACAAAGAAGTGAAGTTAGAAGAAAGAGGTTATGTATGTACGTTGGGGTAGTTGCTGCACATCTCTTGAAAGGAAAGGGCTAACCGGAAGCCGTTGAGGCGAAGAAGACGAGCTCTGCTTCTGCTTCTTGATCTTGTGGAGTGGTAGACATGGAGCAAAGTGATTGTGTCACCATGGCGAATGACATTTCTAAGAGCCCATTGTAGAGCAGTTCTAGCTGCATCTACATCTTCTACTACCACCACAATTTTCTTCACATCCATTTTCTATCtctccccctctctctctcctctgttCTTTATTTAGATTTATATATCATTAGACATTAGCACAGCGCCAAAattgtctctctctctctctgaattTCTTCTATACATATTTTGGACTTTACTTCATGGAATATTGATTGACTATGAGTTTAATAGCGCACAAAGCCATAAGGCCCATAACATAGGGAAATTTCCCTGCTCTGCTCTGCTACCTCATGTGTTTGGCCGGCTGATATGTGAACCGTTTATTTGAATGCGGAATGAATAAAATAGCTAGTCATAGAGTTTCAGAAGAAAAGAATGGGGAAAATGAATTTAAGTATTTTGCtgctgaaaataaaaaattctttgTAAAGTGACAAGAAAATTTTAGCTATAAACATTTTTTTCACAACCCTCGAAGGAACCGCAGCAAAGGGTGCCCTCCCAACTAATGTCTTTCCTGATATTCGAACTTGTATTAATGATTTGATTGCCAACTTCAATGCAATTGCTTGATTGTGGGGATATTTCCTCATTTTATGAGATGTGAATTGATTTAAGattagagaaaaagtttgatgcaccgacggtgtaaagtttttttacaccgtcaaccaatcagatttcaaggatatgccacgtcaattaatgaaattaaatgaaaagagagattttctcacatccttgaaatctgattggttgacggtgtaaaaaaactttacaccgtcattgcatcaaaattaaactcaataaAAATTATGTCTGAGCTTTTAATCTTAATTAACTAATCAACTTTTTCCAAATTAAAAtaagacaaaaataaaaaagagccAGATAAAATTGGGGGCGACTATGAGATAGTGAATATTTGTCATGTGAAGAGCCATCACATTATGTCTAAGCTATCAAATCattactcccttcgttccagaaagtttgtagtttaaggttgtgacacaaagagtaagaaaacaattattgatagtataatttgactagattgtcattatttaattttactagtatgatgtgcaactattaaattatacttagatagagaagaatgtaattaatagataagagttgtggttggttaatatgaaatgtgataattgagagaaaatgtattaaatgagggtataggtggaaaaaattagcaaaaaatgcattggttttttaaaacaacaaacatttttggatattgaaaaatggtgcaaaacaacaaactttctggaacggagtgAGTATTGTTTAACTGCCAGCTCTCAAACCATTATGACATTCTTAAACACATCATTACTGTTCAATTTTCAATTTAGCCTAAGACGCCTACAAAGTATAAAACACGAGTAATTAACTATTAAACCTGCATTAATTAACTGTCTAACTAACTGATCACATGATAAACACATGCTCCAACAACTAATTCTAACTCAGTTAACAATCCCTACCCGTAGACCCCATAAGCAGATTGGTGCTTCACTTGTGCAGGCTTGTTCTCCATGTTGGATATGAACCATGCAAATAGAATGAGTTACCAAAACCCAAGGCTCATCAAATGATCCTGAATTCAAAACCAATACATTTAAGATGAGCCGTACAACCTATGTGAAATAGCTAACTGCAAGAGTTTAGAATCATTCAAGGAATCATAAACTCAATGCAAcaaaatatatattagtaaTTTACACACTAAGCCATTCacctttaataataataaaaatggataTTTTATTAACATTATGTTATGCAGTATTATTATTAATTCCTCAATCCCATTCTGCCTCTGCCCCACCCTCTCCTTCTATACCAATCATTAGCATCCCACTATACCACAATAGAATGACCAATAACACAATCATGGAAGCCACAACAAATGCATACCCTGTTATTGATGCCTATGCAACATTCTTATTGATTGGCACTCCAGTGCAGATTGTATTTCTTAGGGTGGACATAGGTAGCCCCATATCATGGTTCCAGTGTGCCCCTTGCAGTAGCTGTTACCCGATGCAACGCCCTCTCTTCATCACTCGAGCATCAAGCACTTACAAAGAGCTTGGTTGTTACTCTGACACATGCTTGATCCCAATGATGAGGGATCAGGTTTTCGGAAACTGCACAGGGTGGAAATGTAGGTACAATGTCAGATCCGGCAACGAATCTCGCTCTTTCGGGGTGATGGTCACTGATACACTTATATTTGAACATTCCAATGCAGAGATAAAGAACTTCATCATGGGATGTGGAGATTCATATAAGGGTCCATTTATGACTCAATTCTCAGGGGTTTTTGGTTTAGGACGTGGTCCCCTTTCAGTCCAAAGTCAACTCAATGCAAAGGCATTTTCTTTTTGTCCTGTAAGACTTGGATCAGGTTCAGATCAACCTTCCTCTATTGAGTTCTATGATCACACTCTGCCTTTCATAGAAGATAACAATTCGGTTATGGTTCCCTTGAAAGAGAACGATGCACACCCTTACTATTACTTTTTGCAGTTTGTGGGTATATCAATTAATGGGTTTATGTTagatattcaatcaaaagtttGGGGTTATGGCCTAAACTATGATGGTGGGATTATCATTGATATAGGAACAACTCTAACTTATTTGCCAAGCGATGCTTATAGTGTGTTTAGGTCAGAGGTGCGCAGAGTAGATCATGATCTTGTGAAGAAGCCAGGGTATGATGGGTTAGAGTTTTGTTATAAAGATGATCCATCCAACGTTTATCCAACCATTGAATTTTACTTTGAAAATGGCAATATTGCGGGTGAGAATTTTGTATCTTATAAGTTGAATAACAACCAGACACTTTTCCAAGCAGAAGAAGGCACAATTTGCCTATCGTTTGCGGAAGGCAAAAGTTCTGCTCTTACCGTGATTGGTAGTAACCAACTCCAAGGAACCCTGCTTACTTATGACCTGGTTAATGAGGTCCTTGTCTTCACATATAATAAGTGTTAGAAGTATTACAAGTACAACACCGCTGGTTGTTTAATAAAGAATTGTTAGTTTAAACTTTTGCTTGTcatttgaaagttgaaactaa
This is a stretch of genomic DNA from Lotus japonicus ecotype B-129 chromosome 1, LjGifu_v1.2. It encodes these proteins:
- the LOC130729326 gene encoding uncharacterized protein LOC130729326, encoding MDVKKIVVVVEDVDAARTALQWALRNVIRHGDTITLLHVYHSTRSRSRSRARLLRLNGFRLALSFQEMCSNYPNTKVEIIVTEGDQEGTKVAATVQEIGASMLVVGLHDHSFLYKFAMAHSHKSIASNFNCRVLAIKHPHSDHMISSAVAVLDSSTNMDFSQIDISQLQVPHITPPKIPYRICPIPSAIIWRSRRTRRR
- the LOC130736415 gene encoding aspartic proteinase CDR1-like, with the protein product MEATTNAYPVIDAYATFLLIGTPVQIVFLRVDIGSPISWFQCAPCSSCYPMQRPLFITRASSTYKELGCYSDTCLIPMMRDQVFGNCTGWKCRYNVRSGNESRSFGVMVTDTLIFEHSNAEIKNFIMGCGDSYKGPFMTQFSGVFGLGRGPLSVQSQLNAKAFSFCPVRLGSGSDQPSSIEFYDHTLPFIEDNNSVMVPLKENDAHPYYYFLQFVGISINGFMLDIQSKVWGYGLNYDGGIIIDIGTTLTYLPSDAYSVFRSEVRRVDHDLVKKPGYDGLEFCYKDDPSNVYPTIEFYFENGNIAATDSGDDDGGEVTVVEGFDVHVSLVGLDDDVVAFGELVTFGLDPGDDFAFRHGGAERRHENLTDLCTEDEVGSSPVPLARRRTVEEEGMKGVWRRLSYVDIGCTKTMYNGMFNAMLKHVESC